The following are from one region of the Stigmatella ashevillena genome:
- the pdxA gene encoding 4-hydroxythreonine-4-phosphate dehydrogenase PdxA: MGISLGDVSGIGPEVTAAALALPRVRRALVPVVFGDGPTLERFALFGRYARATPETLSRDTGPTLCVVTTLAEKDRVPGKPTREGGRAQYAYVTAAIEAARAGQVDALCTAPVSKEQISRAGIPFMGHTEVLAEAFGVEVLMLMDGPRVRVALATNHVPLSALPKLLTVERLTAQLKLLSRSLAPVVGHRPRIAVLGLNPHAGEGGLLGREEVEILTPAIRQARAARVDAHGPLPADGLFARPDAIPYDAVLAMYHDQGLIPAKALDFERTVNVTLGLPVPRTSPDHGTAYDIAGKGQASRVPMVEALLKAAQLARPRAPRPRRG, encoded by the coding sequence CCCTGGCGCTGCCCCGGGTGCGCCGGGCACTGGTGCCGGTGGTGTTCGGAGATGGGCCCACGCTGGAGCGCTTCGCCCTCTTCGGCCGATATGCGCGGGCCACCCCGGAGACGCTGAGCCGGGACACGGGCCCCACGCTGTGCGTGGTGACGACGCTGGCGGAGAAGGACCGGGTGCCGGGCAAGCCCACGCGAGAGGGCGGCCGGGCCCAGTACGCCTACGTCACCGCGGCCATCGAGGCGGCGCGGGCAGGACAGGTGGACGCGCTGTGCACGGCGCCCGTCTCCAAGGAGCAGATCTCCCGCGCGGGCATTCCGTTCATGGGACACACCGAGGTGCTGGCGGAGGCCTTCGGCGTGGAGGTGCTGATGCTGATGGACGGACCTCGGGTGCGCGTGGCGCTGGCCACCAACCACGTTCCCCTGTCCGCATTGCCGAAGCTGCTCACGGTGGAGCGGCTCACCGCGCAGCTCAAGCTGCTGTCCCGCTCGCTGGCGCCCGTGGTGGGACACCGGCCCCGGATCGCCGTGCTGGGGCTCAACCCCCACGCGGGCGAAGGGGGATTGCTGGGACGCGAAGAGGTGGAGATCCTCACCCCTGCCATCCGCCAGGCGCGTGCGGCCCGGGTGGATGCGCACGGGCCCTTGCCAGCGGACGGACTCTTCGCGCGGCCGGACGCCATTCCCTATGACGCGGTGCTGGCGATGTACCACGACCAGGGGCTCATCCCGGCCAAGGCGCTGGACTTCGAGCGCACGGTGAACGTGACGCTGGGGCTGCCGGTGCCTCGGACTTCACCCGACCACGGCACCGCGTATGACATCGCGGGCAAGGGACAAGCGAGCCGCGTGCCCATGGTGGAAGCGCTGCTCAAGGCGGCCCAGCTCGCCCGGCCCAGGGCCCCACGCCCCCGGAGGGGCTGA